NNNNNNNNNNNNNNNNNNNNNNNNNNNNNNNNNNNNNNNNNNNNNNNNNNNNNNNNNNNNNNNNNNNNNNNNNNNNNNNNNNNNNNNNNNNNNNNNNNNNNNNNNNNNNNNNNNNNNNNNNNNNNNNNNNNNNNNNNNNNNNNNNNNNNNNNNNNNNNNNNNNNNNNNNNNNNNNNNNNNNNNNNNNNNNNNNNNNNNNNNNNNNNNNNNNNNNNNNNNNNNNNNNNNNNNNNNNNNNNNNNNNNNNNNNNNNNNNNNNNNNNNNNNNNNNNNNNNNNNNNNNNNNNNNNNNNNNNNNNNNNNNNNNNNNNNNNNNNNNNNNNNNNNNNNNNNNNNNNNNNNNNNNNNNNNNNNNNNNNNNNNNNNNNNNNNNNNNNNNNNNNNNNNNNNNNNNNNNNNNNNNNNNNNNNNNNNNNNNNNNNNNNNNNNNNNNNNNNNNNNNNNNNNNNNNNNNNNNNNNNNNNNNNNNNNNNNNNNNNNNNNNNNNNNNNNNNNNNNNNNNNNNNNNNNNNNNNNNNNNNNNNNNNNNNNNNNNNNNNNNNNNNNNNNNNNNNNNNNNNNNNNNNNNNNNNNNNNNNNNNNNNNNNNNNNNNNNNNNNNNNNNNNNNNNNNNNNNNNNNNNNNNNNNNNNNNNNNNNNNNNNNNNNNNNNNNNNNNNNNNNNNNNNNNNNNNNNNNNNNNNNNNNNNNNNNNNNNNNNNNNNNNNNNNNNNNNNNNNNNNNNNNNNNNNNNNNNNNNNNNNNNNNNNNNNNNNNNNNNNNNNNNNNNNNNNNNNNNNNNNNNNNNNNNNNNNNNNNNNNNNNNNNNNNNNNNNNNNNNNNNNNNNNTGTTGCCGGCTCTAATAGCGACACTCCCGGTCTAGACACTATTTTTGTCAAAACTACTCACGTCAGCTCATGACATTAATGCAACCGTTGTGGATCTTCGGATCACTGGTTCAAGATTGTCAAGCTCCTTTAAATTGTGAATGCATACAAAAAGGTATGGAAAATCAATATGAGGACAAGAACGTCATCCTCATGATCGCGAATATCAAAGATTCAGATCCTGCTCTAGCTACCCATGACTTTGATGTCATCGGCTAGACATTGATTTTCGTTCCAAGTTATATGTACTAAGGCGTTGTATCGACGTCCTTTGTCTATTTGAGACCTCGATGTACTCACATTAGCAATAATGAATGCCTTGAGAATTTTTTCGAAGTGAAACTATTCTCCTCTTATGGTTCATATTGATTTACAATCAAGATGTACACTTACATCGTCCTTAGAAAAATGGCATATTGTGCCGATTTTGGTCCCTTCCTTTGAAGGTGACTCTTGGCACTGCATCCTCAAGGAGGATCGCCCACGTGTTTCCGGTTAAGTCTTCTACCTTATAGCGGATTTTTCATCATCAATTGTTCAACTAGGCTCATCCAAGCTCAGTGTGATGTCTTAGAATTGTCCGAAATTAAGGAGATAATGGTTTTAAGTGTGCCTCGCACTACCGACCCTCCACGGACATGCCTGGTCATACTGACTTGGAGTTACCAAAAGCTTTTGATTTTGGATCCCCCTACGCTATTAAACCAATTGCCGTCTTGCAAAAGACGTTGAAGACTTATCAAAGCTGGAAAATTATCATCATGATCGGATCCTCTAGGTCCTCTGAGTTAGTTTATGTTCATGTCAGGGANCTTTTGCTTAACTAGTCATGGAGTTTACGACCTTTAGAACGACCGAAAGGACTTGGNNNNNNNNNNNNNNNNNNNNNNNNNNNNNNNNNNNNNNNNNNNNNNNNNNNNNNNNNNNNNNNNNNNNNNNNNNNNNNNNNNNNNNNNNNNNNNNNNNNNNNNNNNNNNNNNNNNNNNNNNNNNNNNNNNNNNNNNNNNNNNNNNNNNNNNNNNNNNNNNNNNNNNNNNNNNNNNNNNNNNNNNNNNNNNNNNNNNNNNNNNNNNNNNNNNNNNNNNNNNNNNNNNNNNNNNNNNNNNNNNNNNNNNNNNNNNNNNNNNNNNNNNNNNNNNNNNNNNNNNNNNNNNNNNNNNNNNNNNNNNNNNNNNNNNNNNNNNNNNNNNNNNNNNNNNNNNNNNNNNNNNNNNNNNNNNNNNNNNNNNNNNNNNNNNNNNNNNNNNNNNNNNNNNNNNNNNNNNNNNNNNNNNNNNNNNNNNNNNNNNNNNNNNNNNNNNNNNNNNNNNNNNNNNNNNNNNNNNNNNNNNNNNNNNNNNNNNNNNNNNNNNNNNNNNNNNNNNNNNNNNNNNNNNNNNNNNNNNNNNNNNNNNNNNNNNNNNNNNNNNNNNNNNNNNNNNNNNNNNNNNNNNNNNNNNNNNNNNNNNNNNNNNNNNNNNNNNNNNNNNNNNNNNNNNNNNNNNNNNNNNNNNNNNNNNNNNNNNNNNNNNNNNNNNNNNNNNNNNNNNNNNNNNNNNNNNNNNNNNNNNNNNNNNNNNNNNNNNNNNNNNNNNNNNNNNNNNNNNNNNNNNNNNNNNNNNNNNNNNNNNNNNNNNNNNNNNNNNNNNNNNNNNNNNNNNNNNNNNNNNNNNNNNNNNNNNNNNNNNNNNNNNNNNNNNNNNNNNNNNNNNNNNNNNNNNNNNNNNNNNNNNNNNNNNNNNNNNNNNNNNNNNNNNNNNNNNNNNNNNNNNNNNNNNNNNNNNNNNNNNNNNNNNNNNNNNNNNNNNNNNNNNNNNNNNNNNNNNNNNNNNNNNNNNNNNNNNNNNNNNNNNNNNNNNNNNNNNNNNNNNNNNNNNNNNNNNNNNNNNNNNNNNNNNNNNNNNNNNNNNNNNNNNNNNNNNNNNNNNNNNNNNNNNNNNNNNNNNNNNNNNNNNNNNNNNNNNNNNNNNNNNNNNNNNNNNNNNNNNNNNNNNNNNNNNNNNNNNNNNNNNNNNNNNNNNNNNNNNNNNNNNNNNNNNNNNNNNNNNNNNNNNNNNNNNNNNNNNNNNNNNNNNNNNNNNNNNNNNNNNNNNNNNNNNNNNNNNNNNNNNNNNNNNNNNNNNNNNNNNNNNNNNNNNNNNNNNNNNNNNNNNNNNNNNNNNNNNNNNNNNNNNNNNNNNNNNNNNNNNNNNNNNNNNNNNNNNNNNNNNNNNNNNNNNNNNNNNNNNNNNNNNNNNNNNNNNNNNNNNNNNNNNNNNNNNNNNNNNNNNNNNNNNNNNNNNNNNNNNNNNNNNNNNNNNNNNNNNNNNNNNNNNNNNNNNNNNNNNNNNNNNNNNNNNNNNNNNNNNNNNNNNNNNNNNNNNNNNNNNNNNNNNNNNNNNNNNNNNNNNNNNNNNNNNNNNNNNNNNNNNNNNNNNNNNNNNNNNNNNNNNNNNNNNNNNNNNNNNNNNNNNNNNNNNNNNNNNNNNNNNNNNNNNNNNNNNNNNNNNNNNNNNNNNNNNNNNNNNNNNNNNNNNNNNNNNNNNNNNNNNNNNNNNNNNNNNNNNNNNNNNNNNNNNNNNNNNNNNNNNNNNNNNNNNNNNNNNNNNNNNNNNNNNNNNNNNNNNNNNNNNNNNNNNNNNNNNNNNNNNNNNNNNNNNNNNNNNNNNNNNNNNNNNNNNNNNNNNNNNNNNNNNNNNNNNNNNNNNNNNNNNNNNNNNNNNNNNNNNNNNNNNNNNNNNNNNNNNNNNNNNNNNNNNNNNNNNNNNNNNNNNNNNNNNNNNNNNNNNNNNNNNNNNNNNNNNNNNNNNNNNNNNNNNNNNNNNNNNNNNNNNNNNNNNNNNNNNNNNNNNNNNNNNNNNNNNNNNNNNNNNNNNNNNNNNNNNNNNNNNNNNNNNNNNNNNNNNNNNNNNNNNNNNNNNNNNNNNNNNNNNNNNNNNNNNNNNNNNNNNNNNNNNNNNNNNNNNNNNNNNNNNNNNNNNNNNNNNNNNNNNNNNNNNNNNNNNNNNNNNNNNNNNNNNNNNNNNNNNNNNNNNNNNNNNNNNNNNNNNNNNNNNNNNNNNNNNNNNNNNNNNNNNNNNNNNNNNNNNNNNNNNNNNNNNNNNNNNNNNNNNNNNNNNNNNNNNNNNNNNNNNNNNNNNNNNNNNNNNNNNNNNNNNNNNNNNNNNNNNNNNNNNNNNNNNNNNNNNNNNNNNNNNNNNNNNNNNNNNNNNNNNNNNNNNNNNNNNNNNNNNNNNNNNNNNNNNNNNNNNNNNNNNNNNNNNNNNNNNNNNNNNNNNNNNNNNNNNNNNNNNNNNNNNNNNNNNNNNNNNNNNNNNNNNNNNNNNNNNNNNNNNNNNNNNNNNNNNNNNNNNNNNNNNNNNNNNNNNNNNNNNNNNNNNNNNNNNNNNNNNNNNNNNNNNNNNNNNNNNNNNNNNNNNNNNNNNNNNNNNNNNNNNNNNNNNNNNNNNNNNNNNNNNNNNNNNNNNNNNNNNNNNNNNNNNNNNNNNNNNNNNNNNNNNNNNNNNNNNNNNNNNNNNNNNNNNNNNNNNNNNNNNNNNNNNNNNNNNNNNNNNNNNNNNNNNNNNNNNNNNNNNNNNNNNNNNNNNNNNNNNNNNNNNNNNNNNNNNNNNNNNNNNNNNNNNNNNNNNNNNNNNNNNNNNNNNNNNNNNNNNNNNNNNNNNNNNNNNNNNNNNNNNNNNNNNNNNNNNNNNNNNNNNNNNNNNNNNNNNNNNNNNNNNNNNNNNNNNNNNNNNNNNNNNNNNNNNNNNNNNNNNNNNNNNNNNNNNNNNNNNNNNNNNNNNNNNNNNNNNNNNNNNNNNNNNNNNNNNNNNNNNNNNNNNNNNNNNNNNNNNNNNNNNNNNNNNNNNNNNNNNNNNNNNNNNNNNNNNNNNNNNNNNNNNNNNNNNNNNNNNNNNNNNNNNNNNNNNNNNNNNNNNNNNNNNNNNNNNNNNNNNNNNNNNNNNNNNNNNNNNNNNNNNNNNNNNNNNNNNNNNNNNNNNNNNNNNNNNNNNNNNNNNNNNNNNNNNNNNNNNNNNNNNNNNNNNNNNNNNNNNNNNNNNNNNNNNNNNNNNNNNNNNNNNNNNNNNNNNNNNNNNNNNNNNNNNNNNNNNNNNNNNNNNNNNNNNNNNNNNNNNNNNNNNNNNNNNNNNNNNNNNNNNNNNNNNNNNNNNNNNNNNNNNNNNNNNNNNNNNNNNNNNNNNNNNNNNNNNNNNNNNNNNNNNNNNNNNNNNNNNNNNNNNNNNNNNNNNNNNNNNNNNNNNNNNNNNNNNNNNNNNNNNNNNNNNNNNNNNNNNNNNNNNNNNNNNNNNNNNNNNNNNNNNNNNNNNNNNNNNNNNNNNNNNNNNNNNNNNNNNNNNNNNNNNNNNNNNNNNNNNNNNNNNNNNNNNNNNNNNNNNNNNNNNNNNNNNNNNNNNNNNNNNNNNNNNNNNNNNNNNNNNNNNNNNNNNNNNNNNNNNNNNNNNNNNNNNNNNNNNNNNNNNNNNNNNNNNNNNNNNNNNNNNNNNNNNNNNNNNNNNNNNNNNNNNNNNNNNNNNNNNNNNNNNNNNNNNNNNNNNNNNNNNNNNNNNNNNNNNNNNNNNNNNNNNNNNNNNNNNNNNNNNNNNNNNNNNNNNNNNNNNNNNNNNNNNNNNNNNNNNNNNNNNNNNNNNNNNNNNNNNNNNNNNNNNNNNNNNNNNNNNNNNNNNNNNNNNNNNNNNNNNNNNNNNNNNNNNNNNNNNNNNNNNNNNNNNNNNNNNNNNNNNNNNNNNNNNNNNNNNNNNNNNNNNNNNNNNNNNNNNNNNNNNNNNNNNNNNNNNNNNNNNNNNTTGATGATCAATCGGCTTAGGCGNTCTATAACTAGTGAGGCCTACATATACTCCCATGATTAGTCAAGGTCTTTGCTCTAAAGAGAGATCCGTTGTTTGTCTAAAGCAAGATGACAAATATGTGTTAAGAGATGGAGTTCCCATCTAAGTACAAAAAGACGCATCAATGTACTCAACACAATACAAAAGACTTGACATTTCATTCGCTATGAAAAGTTGTAAAGCTAAGTGTAGCTATGTGCCCACGCAACGCCAATGTAATGGCAGTAACTCCTTTTTCAATACTCAATGGTATGAAAGGTTGAGGCTTATTCTATCCCTACATAAGAAAGACATATCAAAAGCGAAATCAGAATCTGCCAAGTTTTGTAGGTCAACTTCCACGAGACCTATAGGAAATCTCACTCACTGGAAAATGGTGAAATTGGTACCATTGGAAAGGTCTATGTGTCTACTTTCCAGGGACACCAACCATTTGATCATACCTATCATATTGAGTGAGTTATGGCCGNNNNNNNNNNNNNNNNNNNNGAGAAAGTTACGACTGTTCTAGTAATTGAAGGTCATGCTGCGCGGAAATCTAATTTCTTGCACGAACTTATGTTTTGAGTTCACAAGCAACCTTCTCCTCAAGATCTAAGTGTAAAAGATCATTTGAGGACAATACGGCATGATTTAGTTAATCATTGCCCAATACCACATTTGAAGACATGTTAAAAAGCATTGACATGCTAAGTTGTTGAAACTTCCGTGATTAGTAAGAATCAGGAAGAGCCCTATGATTGATGTAAAGATCAGGGGGAGGTGCGAACTTCAGGGGGAGTCTAGCACATACATACATGTCACTATCAAATGTGAAGGGTGTGTTGTACTCTTTTTCTCCTACGATCAAGGTTCAGTTTTTCTCCCACAGTGTTTTTGTGACTTAACGAGGTTTTTGACGAGGCAACAGATCAGCACCATCGGCATATCAGCGCGCGGCACAAGGGGGAGTGTTCTAGGATATTCTCTATGTGTGTCTTGGCCTTATGCCAATAGGATATGTAGTTAGACTAGATCTATGTATTCATATCCTTACCATATTGGTATTGTGTAATTCCCTATATAAAGGGCTCTTATCAATGAATAAGATGACTCTCTTGCTATCTCTTTGTCTCTACACTTTATTTTTCATCAAAAGAAAAATTCAGTCAATTTTTGTAGTAACTCTCTCATTTTTTATTTCTTTATGGAATTTCTTTCATATTTCATATTGTTAGAAATGAGAGAGAGTAAACAGAGAAGCAAATTTGCCGATCACCATTTTTGATTGTTTGGGGATCGTTTCTCTTTTTTCAATTACGGTTGGTATTTCAGTTGCGACACTAGTTTTATGAGGATAGGGAGCTGGAGAGGCAAACCGCCAAAGAACTTGACAGCAACGGTGATGAAGTGGAAGACGTTTAGGGATACTCATTTTTCTTAAGTTTGGGCTCAACTCAACCTTTTGGGCTTGGGCACATATTTTAGTTGTTAGGCCTTTTGCAGTGTGCTAATAGAGAGGATGTCTTGCCACCGTCACTTCACTTAATATTGAGGGTGGGTTTGGCCTAAGAGGTGGACCTTCTTAGGTAGTTGGGTTGGTTTATGGTTCAAGAGCAATCGTTTTCATATCAAGAATGCTACGAGAGTTGGTATCACGAATAAAGACGTCTTGCCCAGTTGCTTATGAATAAGGAGGTGCTCCTATTTGTTTGCTAGGAAGTGGCTTTCTGTTAGTAACCTGGTACAACAATTGCGTGCATGGCTAATGAGGAGTTTAAAGATGATTTTGTCCTAAAAGACATAGTTTCTTTGTTTTGTAAGCTCGTTTTTCAACAAGCTCAACATCGACTTGAAATGAGTTTACTTTGCTTAGAATAGGTTTCGGAGTTTCTTGTCAACTCAAGTCTAGTCTTGGCAGTTTTGCCAGCTAGTTGATCTAATGTTGTCAACTCTCTTTTACAAAAAAAAAAAAAAAGAAAAAAAAGAAGAAAGAATAACCGTTCTTTCTTGACTTCAACACTTTTAACCAAAAAGTGAATTATTGAGATTTTGTATCATATCAATTATACAACTAATGCCATTTTCTCATAAAATCTGACCACATACTATATTATATGGTAGCAAAGTAAAGGATATCCCAAACTAAAATAGTTTCGGTCAGTCAACCAATAGAACCAAAAACTGGTTTAAAATCCAAATCGACCTAGGAGAGAAGCAAAGAAATCATTTACCAAGCAAATATTCCAAAATTAGTGCAACTCAATAATGGATTTAGAAGTGCAATGAACTGTTGACTGACGACAACCTAATTGGGGTTATTCAACGACAGAGTCTTGTAAAATATCAAAATCGAGATTTCATTTATACACGATACGTAGTCTCAACTTTCTCAAAATTACGAGATTATCTACCAAATTTGCACACCTCATAAAAACGATACATTTTAGCAAACGTATGGTCTATGAAGTCCGAATTCACAAATTAGAGTTTCAAGTTCAGCTCTCGGAATATGTTTGGGGGCATATATAGAAAAAAAAAAAAGAAAAAAAAAGTAAAATTGGGGGTTGGTGAATAGTGTGAGAGGTCAAAACAAATGGGATAAAGTTTGGCTGCTTGCCACGGCGGTTATCAGTATAAAGCCAAAAAAATAGGCCGAAGACGCCAAGTGCAAAACAGGACCATTTTCCTCCTCTTCATATATAAAACCCTCTCCCCAAAACCCATCACTGACTGAGTGAGTGACACACAAACACAAGCAGGTGGTGGGCAACCCAAGCACACACCTTGCTCTCTCTACCCAGATAAACCCTTCACTTTCTCACCTCGGTTTTGGCTCAGCACTGAACCCCAGTGCTGGTTTGTGTGGCTCTCTTCTCGATTTTGGGTATGGAAATATGATTCTCTTGTTCTTCAGTTTGGGTTCTTGTTTTTTGTTTTGCTGTGTCTAATTTATGTGTAGCCACCAGGATCGTGGTTTTGGTGGTTTTGTGAAATGGGTTTTAATTCTGTGGTGGTTTTGAAGACTGGTTTGTGTTGGTGGTGGTGGTGTTTGAGCAATTGGGTTTGTGTGGCTGCATGCCTTATTTGCTTTTTGTTTGGTTTCAGCTAACTGGGTGCAACATTGTTACATGGTCGACTCGGTTTCGAAACGATTTCAGTGATAGGGAAGAGTGATTACTATGTGTTTTGCCGACTGATTTCTAGTTCAGGTATGAAGGCTCTGCCGCTAGTCTGTTTGTTAGTGCCATTTTACATAATGAACAATGTATTTCTTGTTGTTGATGGGGTATGGAGTTTAATTCGCTTCTGTTATTTGTTTTTTTGGTAATGTTCACATTTCTATCGTATTTTTTGTTTTGGGTTTCTAGTGTTATTTAATATAGATTGGAGTTGTAAAGATATTGTGGGATATGTTCTTGTTGTTGATAGGATAAAGAAAATGGTCAATAGTGGTGGTACCGGCAGTAACCAAGGGATGTCATCCAAGAAGAGACGAGAGAAGACTAAAGCAGTAGCTCTTTGTTGTACAAAGAAAAAGCCAGCTGAAGCTTCTCCAGGGAGTGTAAATAAGCCTCTGAGTGAAATACATCCAGAGGCATGTAGAAAACGCAGTGAACCTGAGCCGGCAGAGGCTATGGCGGTTCAGCCTAAGGAAGAATTGGAAATGGGAGCCGATGAAGGTAGAGATTGGGATGATCCTATTGCATGCCAGCTTGAAGAACTATTGTTGTCTTATTTGCAAGCAATTTTCCAGAGTGCAATCAAGCGGATTACTGAATGTGGGTACAGTGAGGAGGTTGCTGTGAAGGCTGTTTCTAGAGGCGGCCTTTACATAGGCGGTAAGGACTCTGTATTGAACATTGTAAATGATACTCTGGAATTTCTCGAGGGAGGGAAGGATACTGATACTTCAAGAGAAAATGAGTTTGATAATTTACAGCACCTGGTGGAGTACACGATGCTAGAAATGATTAGTGTGCTTAGGGAGGTCAGGCCATCCTTATCAGTTGCAGAAGCAATGTGGTGGTTATTGATATGTGACCTAAACATTTTGCTAGCGTGTACAATGGAAGGAGATCTATCAAGTGTTCTTGCTTTTGAAGAATCCTCAACAGAGAGCTCCCCTGATTCTTCCTCTTCCCAATTACAATCAGAGGCAAATAATGAAACAAACCATCCTAATCCTAGCAAAGAAAATTCCTCCAAGCCATCACTTCCCAACTCTCAGAACCACCCTTCTCTCTCTGAAACAGTTAAATTTGGAAATTTATCAAACTCTGCTAACCCTGAAACGCCAGAAGGCAAGGAGGAGAGTTTGTCATCAATGCTTGATAGTTTGGAGAAATGCTTGGGATCCACAAGGGATTATGTCCTATCTTCATCTCAGACATCTACCTCTGAAGAAAAATCAGGAGCTAGTAGAAAGGGGCGGACCAAGGCAGAATTAGCAGCACTTCGGAAGAGATCCTTGCAGATGGAGAGAAACTACAGGGCTTATAGGTCAAAAGGAGGCTTCAAATCAGGGAAGCTTGCTGCATTTGGTAGTTTTCTTATGGAAAGGAGGGCAAAGCCTCCATCTGATCTTCCTGAAGCTGGAACAAAAGATTCCTCCTCAAAGGTTACTGTACCAGGAGGAACCAGTAATCCATCTGCTTCACCTGCAAGAGGTTGCTCCTCAACAGTACCTTCAAAAGGTACCACATCTTCATTGTCTTCTGTGGATACCAAGCAGAAACAGAAGTCTGATTCAGAAGAAAAATCTGAAACTAAGACTCCAGTCTGCACCTCTGTTCCCCCCAAGACTGTTGATTACTGTGCTGGCATCCCATATGATGAGACTTTAGGGAAGTATGTCCCACAAGATAAGAAGGATGAGCTGATTATGAAGCTAGTTCCCCAGTTGCAGAAACTGCAGAATGAGCTACAGAGTTGGACAGAGTGGGCCAATGAGAAGGTTATGCAGGTTTCTCGTAGACTTGGCAAAGAACGACCTGAACTTAAAGCACTGAGGCAAGAGAAGGAAGAAGCGGGAAAATTTGAAAAAGAGAAACAAATGCTGGATGAGAATACCATGAAGAGGCTGTCTGAGATGGAGCATGCCTTGAATAATGCATCCAGCCAGGTGGACGGTGCTAACGCAACTATCTCTAGGCTTCAGGAGAACAATTCCACTCTCAAGAAGCAGTTGAGTTCTGCCAAAATACTGTCTATAGAATCAGCTGCTAACCTTCGAGAAGCATTAGAGAGGGAGAAGAAAGCACTGAAAAAGGTCCAGGCATGGGAGGGGCAGAAGAGTTCATTGAAGGAGGAGCTTGAAACAAAAAAGAACAAGGTGGCTGTGTTGCAACAGGATTTAGGCAAGGCAAAAAATACTCTTCAACAAATTGAGGTATGCTTCTTCAATATAGATTTAACTGTTAACATTAAAATTATGAGAAGTATACTTGGGTTTAGGGGATGAAGCGTTCACTGTTTGTGTATTAGCTAGAGTTGCATTTTGCTTTTCTGACCGGCTAATCAGTACTGGATATTTTAGGTTGTAAGGAGTCAAAATACAAATTTTAATTCATTGTATATTTGTAAAGGGTACTAAATGTACCTACATGTTATAGGTTGTAAGGAGAGTAGTCTCAAATAATTGTTCTGTATTAGACATTTAGACCATTTTGGGTAAGCAGCAGTGACCAGGGTGTTAACCAAAAGTTAAACTACAATAGGAAAAACAAAGACAAACATACGCATAAGAGCTTTATTGAATTCCCAGCTTATAGATAAGCATATTTTGTGTGATTTTTTTGCTAAATCTAAATATTACAGGCCAGATGGAAGCGGGTGATAAGGGAAAAGGAAATAATACTCGCACAGGCTGCCTCTATGAGAAATGAAAGAGAACAACTTGAAGCTTTGACATTAGTGGAGGAGGCCAAGATGAAACTCAAGGCAGAAGATGATATGCAGAAGTATGTGGAAGAGATCAAATTACTTGAGAGGAAGTTATCTGAACTTCAAATAGAATCTGACTCCTCAAGAATAGCAGCG
The window above is part of the Fragaria vesca subsp. vesca linkage group LG2, FraVesHawaii_1.0, whole genome shotgun sequence genome. Proteins encoded here:
- the LOC101301739 gene encoding putative E3 ubiquitin-protein ligase RF298-like, producing the protein MVNSGGTGSNQGMSSKKRREKTKAVALCCTKKKPAEASPGSVNKPLSEIHPEACRKRSEPEPAEAMAVQPKEELEMGADEGRDWDDPIACQLEELLLSYLQAIFQSAIKRITECGYSEEVAVKAVSRGGLYIGGKDSVLNIVNDTLEFLEGGKDTDTSRENEFDNLQHLVEYTMLEMISVLREVRPSLSVAEAMWWLLICDLNILLACTMEGDLSSVLAFEESSTESSPDSSSSQLQSEANNETNHPNPSKENSSKPSLPNSQNHPSLSETVKFGNLSNSANPETPEGKEESLSSMLDSLEKCLGSTRDYVLSSSQTSTSEEKSGASRKGRTKAELAALRKRSLQMERNYRAYRSKGGFKSGKLAAFGSFLMERRAKPPSDLPEAGTKDSSSKVTVPGGTSNPSASPARGCSSTVPSKGTTSSLSSVDTKQKQKSDSEEKSETKTPVCTSVPPKTVDYCAGIPYDETLGKYVPQDKKDELIMKLVPQLQKLQNELQSWTEWANEKVMQVSRRLGKERPELKALRQEKEEAGKFEKEKQMLDENTMKRLSEMEHALNNASSQVDGANATISRLQENNSTLKKQLSSAKILSIESAANLREALEREKKALKKVQAWEGQKSSLKEELETKKNKVAVLQQDLGKAKNTLQQIEARWKRVIREKEIILAQAASMRNEREQLEALTLVEEAKMKLKAEDDMQKYVEEIKLLERKLSELQIESDSSRIAALRRDATGSFGAGLADRKNVVGTKANQSSTVSKKLTNSRGTESLRQDRECVMCLSEEMSVVFLPCAHQVLCATCNELHLKQGMKDCPSCRALIQRRIKVQYARP